A single genomic interval of Saccharomyces eubayanus strain FM1318 chromosome IV, whole genome shotgun sequence harbors:
- the NPC2 gene encoding sterol transporter, giving the protein MNQGLKLLFGLLFLYTAAVQAGVISIFNALPPPNSKPISGESPLYQCDVSDKQLLEIKEIDLSPNPPVRGQNLTITANGEVFETIEEGSYVEVEVRLGYIRLLSQTFDLCQTLEDNDIEGLSCPIEPGSYDVKKLVEIPGEVPPGRYVVLARAYTESDDLITCVTGEVVFPPR; this is encoded by the coding sequence ATGAATCAAGGCTTAAAACTTTTGTTCGGTTTGCTATTTCTCTACACAGCCGCAGTTCAGGCAGGCGTAATCAGTATATTCAATGCACTACCTCCGCCAAACTCCAAGCCAATTAGCGGTGAATCACCACTGTACCAGTGTGATGTTTCGGATAAGCAACTCTTAGAAATTAAGGAGATTGATCTGTCTCCTAACCCACCAGTCCGTGGCCAAAACTTAACCATTACGGCCAACGGTGAGGTCTTCGAAACCATAGAAGAAGGCTCTTATGTCGAAGTCGAAGTGCGTCTAGGTTATATCAGACTGCTATCCCAGACTTTCGACTTGTGTCAAACCCTGGAAGACAACGACATCGAGGGCTTATCCTGCCCAATTGAACCAGGTTCATACGACGTAAAGAAATTGGTCGAAATTCCAGGTGAAGTCCCACCTGGCAGGTACGTCGTCCTAGCAAGAGCTTACACTGAGAGCGACGATTTGATCACTTGCGTAACCGGAGAAGTCGTCTTCCCCCCAAGGTGA
- the MRP10 gene encoding mitochondrial 37S ribosomal protein mS37, giving the protein MSGKPPVYRLPPLPRLKVKKPIIRQEANKCLVLMSNLLQCWSSYGHMNPKCAALVTELKSCTSENALGKRNNVQKSNINYHAARLYDKINGKPHD; this is encoded by the coding sequence ATGTCCGGAAAACCACCAGTATATAGGTTACCTCCCTTACCCAGACTAAAAGTGAAGAAACCCATCATCAGACAAGAAGCAAACAAATGTTTGGTTTTAATGTCAAATTTATTGCAATGCTGGTCTTCATATGGCCACATGAACCCTAAGTGTGCCGCTTTGGTGACAGAACTGAAAAGTTGCACCAGTGAAAATGCCCTcgggaaaagaaataacgTACAGAAGAGTAATATAAATTACCATGCTGCTAGATTATACGATAAGATTAACGGTAAACCTCATGATTAA
- the FAD1 gene encoding FMN adenylyltransferase, with protein sequence MQLSKAAELCYEITNSYLQIHQESQIISSTQEAIRLTRKYLLSEIFVRWSPLNGEISFSYNGGKDCQVLLLLYLSCLWEYFFIKAQNSQFDFEFQSFPMQRLPTVFIDQEETFPTLENFVLETSERYCLSLYESQRQSETAINMADAFREFIKIYPETAAIVIGIRHTDPYGETLQPIQRTDSNWPDFMRLQPLLHWDLTNIWSFLLYSNEPICGLYGEGFTSVGGVNNSLPNPYLKKDLSDIPLLFEWEIAHAFGKNAAGEHDPIVNTSPISVVDKERFSEYQDDYYPGWYLIDDTIERAGRIKN encoded by the coding sequence ATGCAGTTAAGTAAAGCTGCTGAGCTGTGCTATGAGATAACAAACTCTTACCTACAGATACACCAAGAGTCCCAGATAATATCAAGTACACAAGAAGCAATACGGTTGACAAGGAAGTATTTATTGagtgaaatttttgtaCGCTGGAGTCCACTAAATGGAGAAATATCATTCTCATACAATGGCGGGAAAGATTGCCAGGTATTACTGCTATTGTATTTAAGCTGTTTATgggaatattttttcatcaaggCCCAAAACTCTCAGTTTGATTTCGAGTTCCAAAGCTTCCCCATGCAAAGACTTCCCACTGTTTTCattgatcaagaagaaactttCCCCACACTAGAGAATTTTGTACTAGAAACCTCAGAACGATATTGCCTGTCATTGTATGAATCACAAAGGCAATCCGAAACGGCCATCAATATGGCAGATGCGTTTCGAGAATTCATAAAGATATACCCTGAGACCGCAGCTATAGTGATAGGTATCAGGCACACAGACCCATATGGTGAAACGCTACAACCTATTCAAAGAACGGACTCGAATTGGCCTGATTTCATGAGGCTGCAGCCCCTTTTACACTGGGACTTGACTAACATATGGAGTTTCTTGTTATATTCTAATGAACCAATTTGTGGGTTATACGGGGAAGGGTTTACATCGGTGGGCGGTGTCAACAATTCTTTACCCAACccatatttgaaaaaggattTAAGTGATATACCATTGCTTTTTGAATGGGAGATTGCCCACGCATTTGGCAAGAATGCAGCGGGAGAGCATGATCCTATTGTAAATACTTCACCGATATCTGTGGTGGATAAAGAAAGATTCAGTGAATACCAAGACGATTATTATCCTGGTTGGTATCTCATCGATGATACTATAGAAAGGGCCGGCAGGATTAAAAACTAA
- the MTF2 gene encoding Mtf2p has protein sequence MIRASSILKNCNYRYIHSIHRCLLNESSSKDGKTNNTEGASAGKAFEEALEEERRVFGESFEAGARVESMRHTNASKIIDKYYNGLSEDSKGTRFKKEKIVFDHSQRAQRKLPNKDHEFLKETAGSDYVYQGTNPSAVSAKTISEQTRTLLEKIFDEDNDVNKKDRESKNHDQYKDFATGVNLAFEEPIPHLNLKFSEEVMQEIGNRIRYQATLDQVLKPHTDYLKETVQSDYDLLEYLKRLLEAYKKRDKNLEIKMNSESSNIFEDIRDACISKPNELPKPYTITLPYVILKSLTSSDFGFPSDRKYMLISYVYNECKNSMDVSLYLTICNVDFYNLLMQLLWENFQEVRYLKRVVTEMSVNGVIGNIETVDILDKIVKEMRNLNEDVFLEAEAEYDTVEGTISKDNQIVNVGVLWNKDTNSDLLNIENYLKSLKKNLTRDR, from the coding sequence ATGATCAGGGCGTCGTCGATACTTAAAAATTGTAACTATAGGTACATACATTCCATTCATAGATGTTTACTGAATGAATCCAGTTCAAAGGATGGCAAAACCAACAATACAGAAGGAGCTTCAGCAGGAAAAGCGTTTGAGGAAGCTCTTGAGGAGGAACGTAGAGTGTTCGGTGAATCGTTCGAAGCTGGAGCAAGGGTTGAAAGCATGCGACACACTAATGCTAGCAAGATAATTGACAAGTATTACAACGGGCTCAGTGAGGATTCTAAGGGGACTagattcaagaaagaaaaaattgtttttgatcATAGTCAAAGAGCTCAAAGGAAGCTTCCAAATAAAGATcatgaatttttgaaagaaactGCAGGCAGCGATTACGTGTACCAGGGAACCAATCCTTCTGCTGTTAGCGCTAAAACCATAAGTGAGCAAACAAGAACTTTATTGGAGAAGATATtcgatgaagataatgacGTTAACAAAAAGGATCGggaatcaaaaaatcatgaTCAGTACAAAGACTTTGCCACTGGAGTGAATCTGGCATTTGAAGAGCCAATCCCACACTTAAATTTGAAGTTTAGCGAGGAAGTGATGCAAGAAATTGGTAATAGGATCCGTTACCAAGCTACATTAGACCAGGTTTTGAAACCCCACACCGATTACTTGAAGGAAACTGTTCAAAGTGATTATGATCTTTTGGAATATTTAAAACGGTTGTTGGAAgcatataaaaaaagagacaaaaatttggaaataaagatgaattCAGAGTCTTCAAACATATTCGAGGATATTAGAGATGCTTGTATAAGTAAACCGAACGAGCTACCAAAACCATATACAATTACTTTGCCATATGTTATATTGAAATCGCTTACATCAAGtgattttggttttccATCAGATAGAAAATACATGTTGATATCTTATGTTTATAATGAATGCAAGAATAGTATGGATGTGTCTTTATACTTGACCATTTGTAATGTTGACTTCTACAATTTACTGATGCAACTGTTGTGGGAAAACTTCCAGGAAGTTCGTTATTTAAAACGTGTGGTCACTGAGATGAGCGTAAATGGTGTCATCGGGAATATCGAAACGGTGGATATACTTGATAAAATCGTCAAAGAAATGAGAAACCTAAATGAAGATGTATTTTTGGAAGCAGAAGCTGAGTATGATACAGTTGAGGGCACTATATCAAAAGACAACCAAATTGTAAATGTGGGCGTATTATGGAATAAAGACACGAATAGTGATTTACTAAATATCGAAAACTATCTGAAAAgtctcaaaaaaaacttaaCTAGAGATAGGTAG
- the PRP11 gene encoding spliceosome assembly protein PRP11: protein MEHAEGVGSKKGGGGIASESQFKLQRKKEVESLLSKGEEVPYTFQDEQDDQVRSNPYIYKNHSGKLVCKLCNTMHMSWSSVERHLGGKKHGLNVLRRGISIEKTSQGRNGQAAQDFQHQQKIIEAKQSLKNNGIVPASKVAAVKDPKTGLVGLAIQVNYNINDKEYDASRSDKLGIPPLIRIVSGLELSDPKQKGKKFLIIAYEPFENIAIELPPNEITFGEDQEIEANMEGVDELNRKCTVWDSISRLYYIQFFFKQAEEDQVAA, encoded by the coding sequence TTTAAATTACAAcgtaaaaaagaagttgAATCTTTGCTCAGTAAGGGTGAAGAAGTACCATACACTTTCCAAGATGAACAAGACGATCAGGTGAGAAGCAATCCGTACATTTACAAGAACCATTCCGGTAAGTTGGTCTGTAAATTATGCAATACAATGCATATGTCGTGGTCCAGTGTCGAAAGACATCTGGGTGGTAAGAAACATGGGCTAAATGTGCTAAGGCGTGGTATTAGCATAGAGAAAACTTCCcaaggaagaaatggaCAAGCAGCCCAAGATTTCCAGcaccaacaaaaaataattgaaGCAAAGCaatcattaaaaaataacgGCATAGTCCCTGCGTCTAAAGTTGCAGCTGTGAAGGACCCAAAGACCGGATTAGTGGGTTTGGCTATTCAAGTAAACTACAACATCAACGACAAGGAATATGACGCTAGCCGAAGCGATAAACTCGGAATACCACCTCTCATCAGGATAGTATCTGGGTTAGAATTATCGGATCCAAAGCAAAAGGGCAAGAAGTTCTTAATCATTGCATATGAACCCTTTGAAAACATCGCCATCGAACTACCGCCAAATGAGATTACATTCGGAGAAGATCAGGAAATAGAGGCCAATATGGAGGGAGTAGATGAGCTGAATAGAAAATGTACTGTTTGGGATTCAATTTCAAGACTTTACTacattcaatttttcttcaaacagGCCGAGGAAGATCAAGTTGCTGCTTGA